The window CGATCGGCGACGCCGCCGGGCTGGAGAACGTCGCCGTCAACCTCTACGAGCCCGAACCGGGCGAGCCGATCCCGCTCGCCTACCACTACCACGACGACCAGGAGGAGCTGTTCTACGTCCTCGAGGGTCGGCTGGTCGTCGAGACGCCGGAGGGCGACCTCGAGGCGACCCGGGACGAGGTGGTCGTGGTCGAACC of the Halomicrobium salinisoli genome contains:
- a CDS encoding cupin domain-containing protein translates to MGYQVVAVDEIEATPDRPSVQRAIGDAAGLENVAVNLYEPEPGEPIPLAYHYHDDQEELFYVLEGRLVVETPEGDLEATRDEVVVVEPDSPQYAKNPEDASETATVLAIGAPSVDDVHPYEGEE